A single window of Pseudomonas lijiangensis DNA harbors:
- the cysC gene encoding adenylyl-sulfate kinase: MANESQPHIHRQTLSINRQGRERLNGHTGQVIWLTGLSGSGKSTLANALEQVLHAEGKRTYVLDGDNVRQGLNRDLGFSDADRVENIRRVAEVARLMMDAGLIVITAFISPFRREREMARQVIGEDDFTEVYVSTPIQVCEERDPKGLYKKARSGLIPNMTGIDSVYEAPHSATVTIDTSELAVPEAVSRVLASIRTPA; this comes from the coding sequence ATGGCCAATGAAAGTCAGCCGCATATCCATCGCCAGACGCTCAGCATCAACCGCCAGGGCAGAGAACGTCTCAATGGTCATACCGGGCAGGTCATCTGGTTGACTGGCCTGTCGGGCTCCGGCAAATCGACCCTTGCCAATGCCCTGGAGCAGGTTCTGCATGCCGAGGGCAAACGCACTTACGTGCTCGATGGCGACAATGTTCGTCAGGGATTGAACCGGGACCTGGGGTTCAGCGACGCAGACCGCGTGGAAAACATTCGTCGGGTCGCGGAAGTGGCCCGCTTGATGATGGATGCCGGGCTCATCGTGATTACGGCGTTTATCTCGCCCTTTCGCCGGGAGCGGGAAATGGCCCGGCAGGTGATTGGTGAAGACGACTTCACAGAGGTGTACGTGAGCACGCCGATTCAGGTGTGCGAAGAGCGTGACCCCAAGGGGCTGTACAAGAAGGCCCGCAGCGGGCTGATCCCGAACATGACCGGTATCGATAGCGTCTATGAAGCACCGCACAGTGCCACTGTGACGATCGATACCTCCGAGCTTGCGGTGCCAGAAGCCGTCAGCCGGGTTCTGGCCTCGATCAGAACGCCAGCTTGA